The following coding sequences lie in one Patescibacteria group bacterium genomic window:
- a CDS encoding site-2 protease family protein, with product MLLLNFFSQPLIGVAFILALLIVLTFHEFFHALVAVWQGDNTAKDAGRLTLNPLAHLDLTGTILLLLIGFGWGKPVPVNYYNLKNQKWGPAIVSAAGPFANLIMAIIFSVVFKLIAPSNLNPVAVLSGASGNLLLIFLSFLIIYSLILMVFNLIPIPPLDGSKIFFAFLPPKYDYIQAYLEKNGPLILLILIIADNFLGIGIISAFFNLIINLFLRLYSIL from the coding sequence ATGCTATTATTAAATTTTTTTAGCCAACCTTTAATCGGTGTAGCTTTTATTTTAGCTTTATTGATTGTTTTAACATTTCATGAATTTTTTCATGCCCTGGTGGCTGTTTGGCAGGGAGATAATACTGCCAAAGATGCTGGCAGGCTGACTTTAAACCCCTTAGCTCATTTGGATCTAACAGGCACAATTTTGTTATTGCTTATAGGTTTTGGCTGGGGCAAACCAGTGCCGGTTAATTATTATAATTTGAAAAATCAAAAATGGGGTCCGGCCATTGTTTCAGCTGCCGGGCCTTTTGCCAATTTAATTATGGCAATTATTTTTTCTGTGGTTTTTAAACTAATTGCTCCGAGTAATCTCAATCCAGTAGCAGTTTTGAGCGGCGCTTCAGGAAATCTACTTTTGATTTTTCTTTCATTTTTGATTATTTATAGCTTGATTTTGATGGTTTTTAATCTTATACCCATTCCTCCTCTTGATGGCTCAAAGATTTTTTTTGCTTTTTTACCGCCAAAATATGACTATATCCAGGCCTATTTAGAAAAAAACGGGCCGCTTATTTTGTTAATTTTAATAATTGCTGATAATTTTTTAGGCATTGGCATTATTAGCGCGTTTTTTAATTTAATTATCAATTTATTTCTCCGGCTTTACAGCATATTGTGA
- a CDS encoding DUF5679 domain-containing protein, with protein MADVQAYCVKCKAKQTMKDAKEIKMKNGRPAVTGICPVCGTKMFKIGAAK; from the coding sequence ATGGCCGATGTTCAAGCTTACTGTGTTAAATGCAAAGCCAAACAGACAATGAAAGATGCTAAAGAAATTAAAATGAAAAATGGCAGACCAGCAGTCACAGGTATTTGTCCTGTGTGCGGCACCAAAATGTTCAAAATTGGCGCAGCTAAATAA
- a CDS encoding LssY C-terminal domain-containing protein yields MNYIDVLITILQKLQNFSYLLVFLISFVESLAFVGLFIPGTILTVFIGFLAGKGMFEISDLIWFAVLGAILGDGLSFYLGKKAKKFFKPENKIFKSSYLSRGEEFFKKHGHKSIFLGRFIGPIRPIIPFVAGIFKMETKKFIFWNVLSAFAWAMFYLFLGYFFGQAWQVIAAYSTRASIFLLVIAIFLVLYYLLKELILKEGKRFLLFFKSILISIIQAITKNPEVINLIKNHPLIFRIIKRRLDRTKFTGLPLTLFALAFIYLLSLFLGIIRSILIAMPIALADIRLENLLFVFRQASLVKIFTWITILGEWEFELGIIALISGLLWLWHKKNYILPFWLILAGTEIFVYLGKIIIRRPRPEEVAIYLEKSASFPSGHAALAMALFGFLIYFSWRNLKNWKNKLNILFAGALVIIAVGFSRLYLGLHYLSDVLGGYLLALLWLIIGINLIEWPSFKKEKSDKIKTAKTLKIITIALIVVSIFYYIGFAYYFKPEVIFPEKIMAIQTIKSEPIKIFSDFNLSKYTETLDGTKQEPLSFILIAQNDDELISAFKKSGWILAEPANLNTLTKIAKSAILNQSYDSAPMTPSFWNANINDFGFEKPTSDNTVRQRHHARFWRTDYKTTDGKIIYVGTASLDVGIKWLVVHTINPDIDTEREVFFTDLQKSDLIKNYYKEQFVDPFLGKNFTGDQFFTDGKIYIINLK; encoded by the coding sequence ATGAATTATATTGATGTTTTAATTACCATTTTACAAAAACTGCAAAATTTCAGCTATTTGCTGGTTTTTTTAATTTCCTTTGTAGAATCTCTGGCCTTTGTCGGACTTTTTATTCCTGGCACAATCCTTACTGTCTTTATTGGCTTTTTGGCTGGCAAAGGGATGTTTGAGATAAGCGATTTAATCTGGTTCGCAGTCCTTGGTGCAATTTTGGGTGATGGCTTGAGTTTTTATTTGGGCAAAAAAGCAAAAAAATTTTTCAAGCCTGAAAATAAAATATTTAAATCTTCTTATTTATCCAGGGGCGAAGAATTTTTCAAAAAGCATGGGCATAAAAGTATTTTTCTGGGCAGATTTATCGGCCCAATCCGACCGATCATCCCTTTTGTAGCAGGTATTTTTAAAATGGAGACTAAAAAATTTATTTTTTGGAATGTCTTGAGCGCCTTTGCCTGGGCCATGTTTTATCTTTTTTTAGGTTACTTTTTCGGCCAGGCCTGGCAAGTGATTGCAGCTTATTCTACCAGAGCCAGCATTTTTCTGCTCGTGATAGCTATTTTTCTTGTGCTTTATTATCTGCTCAAAGAATTAATTTTAAAAGAAGGAAAAAGGTTCCTTTTATTTTTTAAATCAATTTTAATTTCTATTATCCAGGCGATTACAAAAAACCCTGAGGTAATAAATTTGATTAAAAATCATCCCTTAATTTTTAGGATCATCAAACGCCGCCTGGACAGGACAAAATTCACAGGCTTACCCTTAACACTTTTTGCGCTAGCTTTTATTTATCTTCTCTCACTTTTTTTGGGCATTATAAGATCAATTTTAATCGCCATGCCAATTGCCCTGGCAGATATTCGCCTGGAAAATCTGCTTTTTGTTTTTCGCCAGGCAAGTTTAGTAAAAATTTTCACCTGGATAACTATTTTGGGGGAATGGGAATTTGAATTAGGAATAATAGCCCTTATTTCAGGACTCTTATGGCTCTGGCATAAAAAAAATTACATTTTACCTTTCTGGCTGATACTCGCTGGCACGGAAATTTTCGTCTATCTTGGCAAAATAATCATCAGACGGCCAAGGCCTGAAGAAGTAGCAATTTATTTGGAAAAATCCGCCTCCTTTCCCAGCGGACATGCAGCCCTGGCCATGGCTCTTTTTGGATTTTTGATATATTTTAGCTGGCGTAATTTAAAGAATTGGAAAAACAAGTTAAATATTTTATTTGCCGGCGCTTTGGTAATAATTGCCGTAGGTTTTAGCCGGCTTTATCTAGGCCTGCATTATCTAAGCGATGTTTTAGGCGGATATTTACTGGCTTTGCTGTGGTTAATAATTGGCATTAATCTGATTGAATGGCCAAGCTTTAAAAAAGAGAAATCAGACAAAATAAAAACCGCAAAAACCCTTAAAATAATAACCATTGCTTTAATTGTTGTTTCCATATTTTATTATATTGGTTTTGCCTATTACTTTAAGCCTGAAGTAATTTTTCCAGAAAAAATAATGGCAATTCAGACAATCAAGTCTGAACCAATAAAAATTTTCAGTGATTTTAATCTTTCAAAATATACTGAAACTCTAGACGGCACCAAACAAGAACCGCTCAGCTTTATATTAATTGCCCAAAATGACGATGAACTTATTAGTGCTTTTAAAAAATCGGGCTGGATCCTGGCAGAACCTGCTAATTTAAACACCTTAACAAAAATAGCCAAGTCAGCAATTTTAAATCAAAGTTATGACAGCGCGCCCATGACACCTTCATTTTGGAATGCCAATATCAATGACTTTGGTTTTGAAAAACCGACTAGCGATAACACGGTGAGGCAAAGACACCATGCCAGATTCTGGCGAACTGATTATAAGACTACTGACGGAAAAATTATCTACGTTGGTACGGCAAGTTTGGATGTTGGCATAAAATGGCTGGTTGTTCATACAATTAACCCTGATATTGATACTGAAAGAGAAGTTTTTTTTACAGATCTGCAAAAATCAGATTTAATCAAAAATTATTACAAAGAACAATTCGTTGATCCGTTTTTGGGTAAAAATTTTACCGGTGATCAGTTTTTCACAGATGGTAAAATTTATATCATTAATCTAAAATAA
- a CDS encoding L28 family ribosomal protein produces the protein MSRTCEICGRGPKTSASRSHSNIKTLKKKYINLQAKTIDGKKTKICTSCLKTRVKAARV, from the coding sequence ATGTCGCGAACTTGTGAAATATGCGGACGCGGTCCTAAAACTTCTGCCAGCCGCAGCCATTCCAACATTAAAACCCTAAAGAAGAAGTATATTAATTTGCAGGCGAAAACTATAGATGGCAAAAAAACAAAAATTTGTACCAGCTGCTTAAAAACCAGAGTTAAGGCTGCCAGGGTTTAA